The Bacteroidia bacterium genome segment AGCGGAAAACCGATTGTGTCACACTACCTACTGATCAGGCATCTGGCAATCGCAGGGTCATACATGCCTATGTATCGGATGCAAAGGGAACCAAGGCAATTGAAGATAAATATATAAGCCTCGTACTGGCAGTAGCTCCTAATATGCCCCTAAGCTCTCCTATTCAGTATGCTCGAAATGAAAAGTGCAGTGGTAATAACTGGATCGATTACAAAATGACCATTTCAGCAAAATCCAGCGGGAAGGTTTGGAATAAGGAAAGAGATCGAATAATTCCCCTGATCGATCGCTTTGATCTAAGTGGCAAATACAAACATAAGGAAACCCAATCCTTGTCCTATGCATCCTATGTCCCAGATTCACCTAAAGAAAAAATGCCGTTGATTATCTGGTTACATGGCGGTGGCGAGGGAGGAACCGATCCCTCTATTCCATTGATCGCCAATCGCGCAGCCAACTACGCTTCGGACGAAATACAAGTACTTTTGGGAGGTGCTTATGTATTGGTGCCTCAAAGCCCCACCTACTGGATGGATAATGGTATTGGAGGAATGACTACGGGCAAAGAGAATGACATGTACAATGAAGCTTTAATGGCGCTCATCAGGGATTATATGATTAAAAACCCGAATATTGACCAAAATCGAATCTATCTCGGTGGTTGCTCCAACGGAGGATATATGACATTAAAACTCCTTCTGCTTTATCCGGATTTCTTTGCAGCAGCTTTCCCAAGTGCCCTGGCCTATCAGTCTGAATATATCTCTGACAAACAAATTGAAAGCATCAAACATGTACCCATTTGGTTTGTGCATGCCAAAGATGATTCCGTAACAGTTGCCAAAAACTCAGTAGTTCCTCTTTACAAACGCCTGATAGCTGCTGGGGCAAAAAATGTACATTTTTCCTTTTATGACCATGTGGTAGACATCACTGGCTTTTTCGGAGGAGAAAATTTTCATTACAATGGCCACTGGTCATGGATATACTCACATGCCAATAAGTGCCAACGGGATTATAATGGTATGCCCGTGAAGTTGAACGGAAGGCCCGTTACAATTATGGAGTGGATAGCGGCCCAACGTTTATCGAAAAATTAACTCAACTTTTGGTCTCGAAATCTACAACAAAATAAATATGAAATTATGCGAACGCTTAGATAACTCTTTTTCAATTCAACACCTTATTTTCAAGGAATTTCTCTGTCCTATCATCCTTAATGACCCCCTTCCAGTTCAATCCAAAGCCAAAATCATACACATTCCCTTCTGAATCCTGATAAAGGTCCAGATCAAACGGTACATCCTCAGCCTGTTTTTCGACGCTTGCCATATTTGCGGGCATTTGCATGGGTAACAAAGCGGAGGGTTCTGCTTTGCCGGAAATGATATCAAACAGTGCCTGGTCCTGAACCCCGAAGTTGACCAGAATGGCTGCTGCATATTTTTCAATTTCGGAAAAAACCATAGGATTGCCGGTGTTGACAGATACAATGACAGGTTTGCCCTTCATGAGGGCCTTGGTTTGGGCTACCAGTTCCGCATCCGTTTTATTGGCCGTTTGGGTGCTTTTGTTTTTGTAGGAACGGTTGGTGAAATCCTCAAGTGGGTCGCCACCGGCTATACTCACGGCTCTGGCTTCTGTAGCCCTATAATCCCCATATTGCAAGCTAATGGGAATATACCCATTCCCGCCTTTTGCCAGCTCAGCTTTGTCATAGCCAATAGTAGCGTCTGGATTTTCAATGAAAACCAATGCCACATCCGCCTCTCCGGGCTTATCCGTTACATGATAATATTTTTTAACCAAATCCAGATTTACCGGATAATCGCTGGAAGCAGGCGTCTCCATACCCAAAAAATTTCGGCTCGCAGGTACGTATCTTTTCGGTACATAGACCGTCATTTTCTTTGCAAGGGGCAAAACCTCTCCCTGATTTTTGAGCAAGACTATAGATTTAAGTTGAGCCTCATATCCAGCCTTCATAAATTCTGGATTGCCAACTGTGGCTTTGGTTTCCGGTATGTCGAGGTAAGGATTTTCAAAGACCCCCACCCTAAATATGTTTTTGAGCAAACGGACTGCAGATTGTTCCATACGCGCCCGCATCTGATCTTCTCCCATTTCGGCTACCCCTTTTTCATAGGCATCGATGATCGGTTGGGCCTCGTTGTTTCCTCCAAACTGGTCAACTCCAGCCATAAGGAGTTTGTAGTGCCTGTCGACGACTGAAAGGGTTTCAGCTCCCCAGCTATGTCCATCAATGAAAACATCCATAGCATTATGGTCGCTGGTAACGCCCCAATCGGTACAAACTACACCCTCATATCCATATTTCTCACGTAACAAATCGGTGATTAAGTATTTGTTATAGGCATTGCCTACATTCTCACCATACTTTTTGTCCTGATTCCATGAAATGGTGTAGTAGGGCATGATAGCGGAAGCAATTTTTGTTTTTCCCTTCAATTTGAAAGCTCCTTCTGTAAAAGGGATCAGGTGTGTATCAAAATTATTGCCGGGATAAACCGCATATTTTCCAGAGCCGTAATGGGCATCCCTTCCGCCTTCTCCCGAGCCACCACCCGGCCAGTGTTTGACCATGGCATTTACGCTATGGAATCCCCAGCCACTGGCAAGTTCCTGGCTTCCTTCAGAAGTCTGAAACCCGTCGCAATAGGCTTGTGCCATCGCAGCAGACAAGTTTGGGCTCTCGCCAAATGTACCGCTGAAGCGCATCCATCGGGGCTCAGTTGCGATGTCTATCTGAGGCGAAAGGGCAGTCGTGATACCCAATCCACGGTATTCTTTGGAGGCGATATCTCCAAATTTTTCTACCAGATCGGGATCAAAGGTCGCCGCCATGCCCAAAGTACTGGGCCACATGGATATTTCACCTCCTGCGGCAGCATCGTATTCTGCTCGTGCCTGTGTGCCATGTCGAGGGTCAGAGCTATTGTTGGCAGGGATGCCTTTACCCAGACTTTCGCAAAAACTTTGTAGCTTATTGTTCCATTTAGCAGCTATCTCCGGACTTTTGACTGTCGTGAGCAAGACATGACGCAGATGATCTTCTTCTAA includes the following:
- a CDS encoding glycoside hydrolase family 3 N-terminal domain-containing protein, with the translated sequence MKASAPILSLFCMLMALSSCGPKWTETEKEGFHLVKNEGGPTLGYKPTSGVSLLIVDRLAFKDLNKNDQLDPYEDWRLTFEERAQNLASQLSIEEIAGLMLYSSHQSIPARSRGYFAGTYDGKPYTEGETDPSNLTDQQKKFLEEDHLRHVLLTTVKSPEIAAKWNNKLQSFCESLGKGIPANNSSDPRHGTQARAEYDAAAGGEISMWPSTLGMAATFDPDLVEKFGDIASKEYRGLGITTALSPQIDIATEPRWMRFSGTFGESPNLSAAMAQAYCDGFQTSEGSQELASGWGFHSVNAMVKHWPGGGSGEGGRDAHYGSGKYAVYPGNNFDTHLIPFTEGAFKLKGKTKIASAIMPYYTISWNQDKKYGENVGNAYNKYLITDLLREKYGYEGVVCTDWGVTSDHNAMDVFIDGHSWGAETLSVVDRHYKLLMAGVDQFGGNNEAQPIIDAYEKGVAEMGEDQMRARMEQSAVRLLKNIFRVGVFENPYLDIPETKATVGNPEFMKAGYEAQLKSIVLLKNQGEVLPLAKKMTVYVPKRYVPASRNFLGMETPASSDYPVNLDLVKKYYHVTDKPGEADVALVFIENPDATIGYDKAELAKGGNGYIPISLQYGDYRATEARAVSIAGGDPLEDFTNRSYKNKSTQTANKTDAELVAQTKALMKGKPVIVSVNTGNPMVFSEIEKYAAAILVNFGVQDQALFDIISGKAEPSALLPMQMPANMASVEKQAEDVPFDLDLYQDSEGNVYDFGFGLNWKGVIKDDRTEKFLENKVLN
- a CDS encoding prolyl oligopeptidase family serine peptidase; translated protein: MKKIICTTWIAMILCMIHPLFTYATNDLIITENGGTYTAVIEGFDWGPAVNKVILSLDEPVNSVDWKDFTVFAERKTDCVTLPTDQASGNRRVIHAYVSDAKGTKAIEDKYISLVLAVAPNMPLSSPIQYARNEKCSGNNWIDYKMTISAKSSGKVWNKERDRIIPLIDRFDLSGKYKHKETQSLSYASYVPDSPKEKMPLIIWLHGGGEGGTDPSIPLIANRAANYASDEIQVLLGGAYVLVPQSPTYWMDNGIGGMTTGKENDMYNEALMALIRDYMIKNPNIDQNRIYLGGCSNGGYMTLKLLLLYPDFFAAAFPSALAYQSEYISDKQIESIKHVPIWFVHAKDDSVTVAKNSVVPLYKRLIAAGAKNVHFSFYDHVVDITGFFGGENFHYNGHWSWIYSHANKCQRDYNGMPVKLNGRPVTIMEWIAAQRLSKN